Genomic DNA from Roseimicrobium gellanilyticum:
TAGATGGAGAAGAGCAGGGCCACTGCGGTCATGGAGCGCTCACCACCGGAGAGCAGGCTGATGGTCTGCAGCTTCTTGCCGGGCGGCTTCGCGATGATGTCGATGCCCGTTTCGAGCGGATCGTTTTCATCCTGCAGCATGAGGTCTGCCTGCGAGCCCTGGCCGAAGAGTTCCTTGAAGTTCTCCCGGAAGTTCGTGCGCACGAGGGCGAACGTCTCGCTGAACATCGTCTTGGTGGTTTCGTTGATCTTTGCGATCACCTGCAGGAGTTCCTCCTTGCTCTTCACCAGATCGCCATGCTGGGTGTCCAGGAAGTTGTGGCGCTGCTCGAGTTCTTCGAACTCATTGATGGCATCCAGATTCACCGGGCCCATGCTTTCCACGCGCTGGCGGAGTTCGTTCACGATCTCCTGCACGAGGCTCCAGTCGGGCTCGCCTGCCGTGGTGGAGAGCAGGTCGTCGAACTCGGTGGTCATGCCATCCATCATTCGCGCTGCGGCTTCGCTGGCCGCCTCATCGGCATCCGCAGCCTCATTCGCTGCAGATTCTCCCTCCGAATCCAGGCCGGAGTCATCGCGTCCGGACATCGTGTTCTTCCGCTTGGTATTGCGATCCCGGCTCTTCTTCTGCTCCGCGATGGCGAGCAGCAGCGTGTGTGGGTCAGGCTCGAAGGTATCGAAATTGAGATGGTAGCGCTCCTGAATCTGGTTGGTCAGGTTCTCAAGTTTCAGTTCCACACGGGTCTGCTGCACCTCGGCGCGGCTGCGGTGCTCGGTGAGTTCGTTCTGGCGGTTGCGGTACTGGTTGAGTTCATTCTCCAGCAGCGTGACGCGTTCGAAGGCCTCGTTGCGACGCGCGACAGAGGCCATGCCTTCCGAGTCGATGGCGGAGAGGGCCACACGGGTGCCCTCCAGTTCTTCCGTAAGACGGGCGTTCTCGGCATTGGCAGACTCGATGCGCTGGCGCCAGATGAAGCACTCATTCTCAAAGCGGCCGATGGAGCTTTCCAACTCCTGCATGCGGTCCGCCAGGGGCGCCTTCTGCTGTTCGATGTTTTGCAGGGTATTCTGCTCGAGTGCGAGGGCGGTCTTCAGTTCATTGAGGAGCTCGGTGCTCTGCACTTCACGACGGATGACCGATTCAATCTGCGACTCCAGCTCATGCTCGCGGGACTGCACGGACTCAAGCTGCTGTTTTGCCAGCTCTGCGACTTCCTGGTGCTGCACGATCTTCGCTTCACCTTCGCTGAGACGGCCAGCGATCTGGCTCTGCTCCCAGTCGAGGCTGTCGAGCTTCGCGGTGGCCTGTTGCAGAGCACGCTGCACCACGCTCACCTTGCCCTGGAGCTGGCTGATGGATTCGCGGTTGTACTGGTAGGCATCGCGGGCGTTTGCTTCCTCGCGCTGCTGCTCCTCCAGCTTCATGCGGAGTTCTTCGATGTACTCCTCCTTCGCGACGACTTCCGTGTCGAGACGCTCGACGTCGACGCGCAGTTCGCGCAGCTCGGTCTCACGGCGCAGGGTGGAGGTGGCTTCCTCCTTGGTCGCACCGCCGTGGATGACGCCGTGCACGCTGAGCAGCTCGCCCTTCAATGTCACGAAGGTGAGGTCGGAATGATGCGGCTTGAGACGCAGCGCCGTGGAGAGGTCCTCCACGATCAGCACATTGTGCAGGAGGCGCTCCATGAGCGGCTGCACGTCCGGCTGAGTCTTCACCTTGTCGAGTGCCCAGGCAATGCCGCCACTGGGCATGAACTGCCGCTCGCTCGCGGTGTGGCCGCTGAGGAAGGTCTGCGGAATGAGGGCCGCCTTGCCAAGACGCTGCTCGGTGAGCTTGGTGATGATCTCTTCGCTGAGCACCGCATCGGAGAGCAGCACCGCTTGAAGATGATCACGCAGCGCGGATTCCAGCGCGGAGATGTACTGCGGCTCCACCTCGATGGAGGAAGCCACGAGGCCGCGGATGCCGCCTTTGATGCGTTCCGGATCATCGAGACCCTTGATGACATTCTGCGTGCCCTGCTCGAGGCCTTCGCCTTTCTCCAGGATCTGGTTCAGCACTTCCAGGCGGGAGCGCTTCTGCGTGAGCTGGCGCTGGAGGTTGTTCGCCTCTTCGCCGGCGGCGTCGCGCTGGCGGCGCATCTCCGCGATGTTGTTCGAGATGTCCTTGAGCTTCTGCTCAAGCTCTCCACGCTCGGCTTCCTGCTCTTCAATCTGGCGATGCAGGTGGTCAAACTCGACCTGACGTCCCTGACGCTCCTCTGAGGCGCCGAGGCGATCGTGTTGCAGCGCTTCGTGACGCTGGCGATCCGCGGTCATCTGACCGGAGAGGTTCGCTGCCTTCGCTTCTGACGTGGCGATTTCACTCTCCAGTGTGCGGAACTGCTCACGCAGGGTGCGGCGCTCCTGCTCCAGGCGCTGCCGTTCGGGGATGATGGAATTGTGAGAGACGATGTGCTCCTCCAGCGCGTACCGGCGTGTTTCAATCGTCTCGCGGATGTTGGCGAACTGCTCATCTGCCTGGGCGAGTTCACGACGCTGACGGTCCACCATGTCGCGGCTGCCGGCGGCGTCTTCTTCGTTGCGCTTGATACGCCCTTCGAGCTCTTCCACACGCTCGCGATTGAATTCCACCTTGCTCTCCGCCGCCTGGATGCGGGAGCGGTGCTCCTGCGACTGCTGACGCAGACCATTGATGGTGGACTCCACCTGGTGATAGGCTTCGCGTGTTTCAGTGACTTCGGCCTCCTTCGCGTGGATGCGCTGGTGCAACTCATTGAGCTGCGTCATGAGGGAGATAAGCTGGTTCTCCGTCTCGCTCTTTTCACCGGTGAGATCGGTCCAGTGCTTGTGACCCAGGTGCGTGTCGAGCGTGCGCAGATCCTTGTGCACGACCTGATAGCGGCGTGCCTTCGCGGCCTGGCGCTGCAGCGTGCCCATCTGGCGTTTCACTTCCGCGACGATGTCCGCCACGCGGATGAGATTCGCCTCGGTGTACTCGAGTTTGCGCAGGGCTTCCTTCTTCTGGCCCTTGAACTTCGTGATGCCGGCGGCTTCTTCGAAGACCATGCGGCGGTCTTCCGGCTTCGCGCTGATGAGCATGTCAATCTTGCCCTGCTCCATCACCGAGTAGGCTGCACGACCGATGCCGGTGCCGGCAAGGAGGTCCTGGATGTCCTTGAGACGGCAGATGGTGTTGTTGATGCGGTACTCGCTGCGTCCGTCGCGGAACACACGGCGGGCGAGGGCGACCTCATTGTAGTCCACACCGAGTCCCACTTCGCAGTCCGCCAGGGTGAGCACCACCTCAGCCATACCCACGGGCTTGCGCTTGTCCGTGCCGTTGAAGATAACGTCCGCCATTTCCGAGCCGCGAAGTGCCTTGGCGGAAGTCTCGCCGAGCACCCAGCGAATGGCGTCCACCACGTTGGACTTGCCGCAGCCGTTCGGGCCCACGATGCCGGTCACGCCGGTGTGAAACTCGAAGTGGGTCTTGTCCGCGAAGGATTTGAATCCGTAGATGTCGAGAGCCTTGAGGTACATGGTCAGGGAAGAAGCAGGCGTGTGAGGGAAGGGAAACGGAAGTCAGCGCTGGGCCGGAGGGAACGGGCTTTGCTGGAGAGAAGGGAAAAGATCCAAATGCGCAGAACGAACTATCGTTTTGGAGAGATGCCGTTGGTTGCTGCTGGAAATTAAAGCGTTTCGTGAGTCCGCTTCAAGGCGGAAATGTCACGGAACACAATATATAGTGGGAACCGTTGTTTGACAGCCACAATCTATAGGGTGCGATAACCTGAGGCGCTTGTCGGCGGCAATGTGAATAACGTTGTGAACAACCGGTGCAGGCGCCTACTTGAGAGGCGATTACACTATTCACAAATTTATCATGATAATAAGCATATCTTAACTATCTGAATATGCGAGCCGGTTTGTGACCGGTCGGGAATTTGTTTCGCATGACGCATGACGAGTGCGGCAGACCTCCACTTCTGGACGTCAAATGCCGATATGAGCAGGCCAGTCTCAGGGATGGAGACGTAACCGGAAGTACAACTCCATGAAAAGCCTCCCTCGAGCTGTCGCGATTGTCTCCGCCTTGACCCTGGCCCTCGTCATTGTCCGGAATGCCAGCCAGGCGCAGAATGCCGATTCTCAGGGAACGGCAGCCGCCAAGCAGCCGGAAGACTCCACGCCATTTGTCACGGAGATCCCTGAGGGCTATCGCGACTGGAAACTGATCTCCGTGGCGCGTGAAGAGGGAAGCATTGATGACATCCGCGCCGTGTTGGGGAATGACATCGCCATCAAGGCATATCGTGAAGGTGCCACACAACCGTTCCCTGATGGCGCCATCATCGTGCGGCTGGCGTGGAGCCTTGTTTCATCCGAGGAAAACAACAAGGCCTTTGGCAGGGAGCAGTCCTTTGTGGCGGGCGCTCCGAAGAACGGAGTGCAGTTCATGATCAAGGATGCGAAGAAGTATGCGGCGACGGGCGGTTGGGGGTATGGCCAGTTCGACAATGACAGTGGCAAGACGGTGGAGAGGGCGAAGCTGGCGACATGCTATCCATGCCATCAGGCGATTGAAGCGCGTGATTATGTCTTCACGCACTATGCGCGGTGATGATGTACCATGTAGCTTGGACAGTGGCTCTACGTATGGCGGCTGCCTTGGTGATGAAATGACAACTGAGGCTGACGGAGCGCTTTGCGTCTTGGAGTGCGGTGGCAAGCGATCGAGCGCGACACCGC
This window encodes:
- a CDS encoding cytochrome P460 family protein gives rise to the protein MKSLPRAVAIVSALTLALVIVRNASQAQNADSQGTAAAKQPEDSTPFVTEIPEGYRDWKLISVAREEGSIDDIRAVLGNDIAIKAYREGATQPFPDGAIIVRLAWSLVSSEENNKAFGREQSFVAGAPKNGVQFMIKDAKKYAATGGWGYGQFDNDSGKTVERAKLATCYPCHQAIEARDYVFTHYAR
- the smc gene encoding chromosome segregation protein SMC; this encodes MYLKALDIYGFKSFADKTHFEFHTGVTGIVGPNGCGKSNVVDAIRWVLGETSAKALRGSEMADVIFNGTDKRKPVGMAEVVLTLADCEVGLGVDYNEVALARRVFRDGRSEYRINNTICRLKDIQDLLAGTGIGRAAYSVMEQGKIDMLISAKPEDRRMVFEEAAGITKFKGQKKEALRKLEYTEANLIRVADIVAEVKRQMGTLQRQAAKARRYQVVHKDLRTLDTHLGHKHWTDLTGEKSETENQLISLMTQLNELHQRIHAKEAEVTETREAYHQVESTINGLRQQSQEHRSRIQAAESKVEFNRERVEELEGRIKRNEEDAAGSRDMVDRQRRELAQADEQFANIRETIETRRYALEEHIVSHNSIIPERQRLEQERRTLREQFRTLESEIATSEAKAANLSGQMTADRQRHEALQHDRLGASEERQGRQVEFDHLHRQIEEQEAERGELEQKLKDISNNIAEMRRQRDAAGEEANNLQRQLTQKRSRLEVLNQILEKGEGLEQGTQNVIKGLDDPERIKGGIRGLVASSIEVEPQYISALESALRDHLQAVLLSDAVLSEEIITKLTEQRLGKAALIPQTFLSGHTASERQFMPSGGIAWALDKVKTQPDVQPLMERLLHNVLIVEDLSTALRLKPHHSDLTFVTLKGELLSVHGVIHGGATKEEATSTLRRETELRELRVDVERLDTEVVAKEEYIEELRMKLEEQQREEANARDAYQYNRESISQLQGKVSVVQRALQQATAKLDSLDWEQSQIAGRLSEGEAKIVQHQEVAELAKQQLESVQSREHELESQIESVIRREVQSTELLNELKTALALEQNTLQNIEQQKAPLADRMQELESSIGRFENECFIWRQRIESANAENARLTEELEGTRVALSAIDSEGMASVARRNEAFERVTLLENELNQYRNRQNELTEHRSRAEVQQTRVELKLENLTNQIQERYHLNFDTFEPDPHTLLLAIAEQKKSRDRNTKRKNTMSGRDDSGLDSEGESAANEAADADEAASEAAARMMDGMTTEFDDLLSTTAGEPDWSLVQEIVNELRQRVESMGPVNLDAINEFEELEQRHNFLDTQHGDLVKSKEELLQVIAKINETTKTMFSETFALVRTNFRENFKELFGQGSQADLMLQDENDPLETGIDIIAKPPGKKLQTISLLSGGERSMTAVALLFSIYMVKPSPFCVLDELDAPLDETNIGRFLTMLDKFTTSSQFIVVTHNKRTMSRADVIYGVTMQEFGVSKPVGVRMTNEKVSLEDGQPTVADTVSGRVRRGGEAEMDAILDAPTKPKRGKGKAAKAAAAVEAAPVAEEAVAGSAETSVAVAEAAPEQEVHPNDPSVHVEHEPIYATESSAPEDQPTGDDSII